ATGCGCCCCGACGAGACGAACCACCAGATCGACCGCTGGGTCGTCGAATTGCTGCGTGCCGGCGAGGGCACGCCCGACCAGAGCGGCGCGCTGGAGGACCTGAAGGACCGCATCCTGCCGATGGTGCTGCCCGAGGCCGTGTCGAACAGCGCCACGATTAACCAGCCCGTGGTGAACGGCCTGAACGTGGCCTACGCGATCGACAACGACCGTACGATCGCCTACATCCCCAAGTCGCACTTCGAGACGTGGAACATCACGCTCGACGATCTGCACCAGATCGCGCTGAATAACCTGCTGGCCAAGAGCGAGTCGCTGGAAGCGCAGGTGGCACAGGACGAGGATGGAAATGTCAGCCTGATCCTGTTCCAGAAGCTCGACGGCTACGACGCCTCACGACTGCTGCTGCCCACGCTGCACGAGAAGCTTGCGGGCTTTCTCGGCAGCCCCTTCGTCGCCGGCGTGCCGAACCGCGACATCCTGCTCTGCTTCCGCAACGAGCCGCAGACGGTGGCCAACATGAAGAAGCAGATCGCCGACGATTACCGCAGCATGCCACACCAGGTGACGGATTTGCTGTTTCTGGTAACGCCGGACGGCATCGCTCCGATGGAATAGGCCGCTAACCGCATTCGACAAACCATCACGCGCAGTCTTCTGTAGGACAGGCATTCCTGCCTGTCTCTCCTCCCGTCTTATCTACTGCCATATTTTTCGTCTGCAATGCAGAACGGGGAGCCGCGAAGGCACGAAAGCGCGAAGGAGGACACATAGAAAAGCCCGTCGATGTTGCGCCGGAACGACGCAATTCGCGCAACGCGAGCGTGCAGGGTAGAGGCGTGCTCTTTGACAACCTAAGTGCTGGCGAATCGACGACTAGAGCAGGGCGCACCTTGCCGTAGCGTTTGGGTGCCACGGTTTGGTACTCCAAGCCGTGTAGGCTGCGTCGACCCTACCGCACGGCTTGGAGTACCAAACCGTGGCACCCAGAAGACAAGCCGCAACAGGAACAGGTCCGTTGCTCTAGCGGAAGGAATCTACATCCGTTCTGAATCGGTCGATGGTGCAGAATGGTGCAGAATGGTGCACGGGTTGACGCAGGCGTTTATCCAAACCGCCGCACCGATCTGATTTGGATGCGCTTCGTGTCCCGCTTTGCGCCTTCGTGCCTTTGTGGCTCCCGCAGGCGGCGGCGGAATAGGCAGAAGAGAGACAGGCGGCAATGCCTGTCCTAGAAAAGTTGAAGAGCTGGCCGCGGAGGATCAGGGGCCGATGTACACGTCTGGCGCCGGGGCGGGCGCTGGGGTCGGGGCAGCCGATGGAGATGGAGCCGTGGTGTTGGCGGCGCCAGGGTCACCGTGGGCTTCCTTCCACGCCGACAGCCAGACCGTCTGCGTGCGGCGGACGGCCCAGGCCTGCTGGTGCGCCTTCAGTTCCAGCACGCTCATCTCGCGGCCGTTCACCTGGCCACGGTGGTTGTAGAACTTCATCATGTCGATCCGGCCATCGTCCTGCGGTGATTCCGGTTGGGCATCCTTGTCCCACGCGGCCACGGCGGCCTCGCCGATCAGTGGTACGCTGTCGTAGCTGATCAGGCTCGTCTGCACCGATGCTTCCCACGGGTCGGTCGACGTCGCCAGGTCCCTGGCCTCCTTCAACGCCGCCTCGAACAGAAGCCAGTAGGCGGCCCGCAGCTCGGGGTAGTCGTTCATGTCGTCGTCGACCGGCTTGTACTCGACCATCGCGTGTACGTCGGGCGCGCGCGTGCCCTGCGGGAAGAACGCGCGGCTCTTGTAGTCCCACGTGCTGTGGTGCGGCTGGGTGTTGTCCTGCACGTAATGGGCGGCGTAACCGGCCCACTTCACCGCGTGCTCGTCGCGCGGGAACTGGCCGGGCTTGTCGGTCAGGCGGTTTTCCTTGAACGCCTTCACCAACTGTTCGTAGCTGTGGGCCACGCGATACGGCAGCGCCCCCGCCTCGGCGAGCCGTGGGTCGGCGGGGTCGCGCTTGATGTCCTCAAGCTTCGGCTTGCGATCGGGGCCGGGCAGGTTGGTCGCCCGGGCGCGTTCCTTGTTCTCATCAACCGCCCCATCACCGTCGGCCAACAGTTCCTTACCGGTTGCCTTGGGTTTCGTGTTGCTGGTCTTCACCGGCGGGTTGGGGCCGAAGTACTCGACGTCCAGGTAATGCATCAACCGCTCGGACACGTTGACCGGTGGGATCTTCTTGTTCGACTTGTCGATCAGCGCTTCGAGGTCGGGCACGACCGCCCAGAACGGCAACCCTTCGACGCCGTGCGGAAAGATGCCCATGCGCTTGGTCATCAGGTACTCACGCTCGGCCTCCAGGTCGAGCGGGCCGGGCGACACCTGCCGGAGCCAGTCCTTCATCGCCGGCGGTGTGTTCTCGTCGGCCAGCAGGTCGCCCGCAGCGATGCGGGTCAGCTGAACGTGTTCCTTGGTGCTCCACGCGTTGGCGAGCGAGGGGAGACACAGACCGATGCAGGCAAGGACGAGACGGCGCATGAGAACTCCAAGGTGACGAACCGGAACGGATAGTACGGCAACGCCCCCTCAGCCACCAAACGAATCA
This region of Tepidisphaeraceae bacterium genomic DNA includes:
- a CDS encoding DUF1444 family protein translates to MALSREQFSEQVLKHVAVKFPLVKIARGPQPFSMKVNGHVASLENIYRISQMRPDETNHQIDRWVVELLRAGEGTPDQSGALEDLKDRILPMVLPEAVSNSATINQPVVNGLNVAYAIDNDRTIAYIPKSHFETWNITLDDLHQIALNNLLAKSESLEAQVAQDEDGNVSLILFQKLDGYDASRLLLPTLHEKLAGFLGSPFVAGVPNRDILLCFRNEPQTVANMKKQIADDYRSMPHQVTDLLFLVTPDGIAPME